A portion of the Bubalus kerabau isolate K-KA32 ecotype Philippines breed swamp buffalo chromosome 1, PCC_UOA_SB_1v2, whole genome shotgun sequence genome contains these proteins:
- the CNPY2 gene encoding protein canopy homolog 2 — translation MKGWGWLALLLGALLGTTWARRSQDLHCGACRALVDELEWEIAQVDPKKTIQMGSFRINPDGSQSVVEVPYARSEAHLTELLEEVCDRMKEYGEQIDPSTHRKNYVRVVGRNGESSELDLQGIRIDSDISGTLKFACESIVEEYEDELIEFFSREADNVKDKLCSKRTDLCDHALHISHDEL, via the exons ATGAAAGGCTGGGGTTGGCTGGCCCTGCTTCTGGGGGCCCTGTTGGGAACTACCTGGGCCCGGAGGAGCCAGGATCTACACTGTGGAG CTTGCAGGGCTCTGGTGGATGAACTTGAGTGGGAAATTGCCCAGGTGGATCCCAAGAAGACCATTCAGATGGGCTCTTTCCGAATCAATCCAGATGGCAGCCAGTCAGTGGTGGAG GTGCCTTATGCTCGCTCAGAGGCCCACCTCACAGAGCTGCTAGAGGAGGTATGCGACCGGATGAAGGAGTATGGGGAACAGATCGACCCTTCCACGCACCGCAAGAACTATGTACGTGTCGTGGGCCGGAATGGAGAATCCAGTGAACTGGACCTACAGGGCATTCGAATTGATTCAGACATCAGTGGCACCCTCAAGTTCGCG TGTGAGAGCATTGTGGAGGAGTACGAGGATGAACTCATTGAATTCTTTTCCCGAGAGGCTGACAATGTTAAAGACAAACTTTGTAGTAAGCGAACAG ATCTATGTGACCATGCCCTGCACATATCCCATGATGAGCTGTGA